CTTACAAATAGTTTTGCTTACAATTAATTATAGGTTTCTTGCTGTTTGTGTATCTCCACTTTTACCAACGAGCCTACAAGATGAGTGCCGAATTAGGGATGCTTTTTCACTCAACAGATTTCACCCTGAAAGGCTCATCTTAGAATGGTCAAATTCAAGGAATGGGATCAGGCGCCTGTAGAAGTGGCTGAAGACAGAAGTGTGGCAGTCGAGTACACAGGATGGGACCAGAGCTGCCAACTACCCAACAGGGGCCATGTCGATGCCCTTTTGGATATCAGCGATGATACCTCATCCAAAGAGCAGGAGCCATTTGAGTTTATCTGTCTCTCCAGATGGGGGAAGCTGTAAGTAATCACTGTGGTTACACTTTTATTTTTTGGCTAGATTGTGAATGGTATCCAGCCATGTCACATTAGGCACCAGATACACACTCCAATTACATGTGAGTTAAGACAAAGTGAAAGTGTCAGTATGTTTATTCACTGTTTATAACTACATTCAATCTCAGAAATAATCTTAAAAGGTCAAACCTAATTTTCTCTAAGTTGCAATACACTGATTAAAATGTAATTACGTTTCCCTTAATGCTGTTGTGTTCGTTGTTGAGACAGATCCGGGGCTggggcagaactactccacttgGCTGCCTGGTtcagacccagaggagaggaaagagggtcAAGACTGGAGACACAGACCACCACTGCCACCTGTGTGTGGACCTTGTGAAGTTCTCGGTTCCCCTTGACTCTGAGTCCAGCATAACCCACTCCCCTGAGTCCTTCTGGGACTCCACCCTGGACCCATGGGAGAACCCCCGTCCACAACCCTGGGAGACTTCTTGAACAGACTCCACAGTCAAACCTCTAACATCTCTTCAGAGGAGTCCCCACCAGAGTCCTTCAGGTACCTTCAGAAAGCCACACAGCAATTGACACTCCAAGACAAGATGGTGGAAGACAAAGCTGGGTGTGTGAGATCAGTGACTCACTGCTGGTCTCTACCCCCTACCAGGGTCACGACCACTCAGCCTCAGAGTGTCCCATGACGCTGATCATCAACAGCTTCAACATCCTACCACCCGTGAAGGTCTCCCAGTCCAGACACCCTAGGGTCACCAGCCAACTCCGGAGGGAGGAGGCCGGCCCGGGGCGCAGTGCCTCAGATGGGGAGACCGCAGCGGCTGGGTCAGACAGTGTCACGCCTGCCTGGGAGAGCGGAGGTGGTGTGGAGAGCCAGCAGTCGCCACCTGTTGTCTGCTTTCAGCATCCCCATCCCCAAGAGATGTGCCATACCCTCAGCACTGTCAGATCCTCTACCCCGTGCCACCTACCCCCTGgacagacacatcagacaggaTCCCCGGACCAGCAGTGCTCACAGACTACTTTGGACTGAAGACCAAAAATTCTGAAGCGTGCAGAGCCCCAACTGCCCATTCTGTTTGGGAACTGGGTGCCCATCCCAGCCTCTGCACAGAGACTACTCTGAACAGAGACTGTTAATTTGCACTCCATACTCTCTCCCAACCCAAAACTCAAGTCTTTGTGGGTTTGTGATTAAAAATAAGCTTTCTGTGAAATATCTTCATATCTTTTACATGACACTGATGACGAATTCAACTTGGTCGTTTTAAACTACATGGAATTGACATGAGTTTACAGATTGCTGTTAGTTCTATTTGATTTATATGCTATACCACCTCAGCCTCATTGTATAACCAGTTTATTCATGCATTACATGCATGTCAAAAGGAAGCATTTGGTCCATCATCACACATGCCATCACTCTTAACATCAGCAATGCAAAGTAGTCCAGATTGCTAGAATTCATTGTGCAGACATGTTATGGTCATTTGTTACCACTGATTATTCAGCGTGAAATAATTTAACTGTTACATGAGCCTTCCTTAATTACAAACCCTCCACGTGCCTGGACATATGGAGTGACTAATTTTAAAATGGAGTGATACATTCATTTGTGTGTGATTTCAGTTCTAGGTTTTGCATGTGCTTTTATTGTGGTGCTCACACTTACCCAGCAACTGTGCCTACTACTCTATGATGCTGAGCTCTAGGTCAGTTTCTTAGATTCCTGAATGTTAAACTGCAGACATTATTCTCCTCAGTATGACAACATGATCTGAGCCATTACCAAAGCATGCTAGTGCACTCTAATGGAATGAGCAGTCAGTGATTGTAGTGTTCCAACCCATGTGAAGATGACATTGGTAGCCTATTGAATTACATGCTAGATGTGAACCACACTGTGACTCTGAGGGGCTGTGACAGCATAGGTGTGTGGGCGGCGGGATTAGTATCATATTCCAAATGACTTGCACAATTACAATCCTGTATTCAAATGGACTGAGCACAATACATGTACATTAACTTGTACTGCCACACAACCCAGGTGAAAACTACCTGACATTTACTGAAAAACAGCACATTGAGTGTGTACAATATTGATTATTGTGTTGTAAGTCAAAAGTAGTATGTGCTTTAACCAGTAATAAAATATTTGACTTGGCTTTATACAGCACTGCATTACTGTCCTTTGATTTGAAGTGTACTGGAACTAAGCTAGTACAACCAACTAGCTAATACATCAACTCAAACAATCAACCCTTTATGAAGAGTTTATTATGAGCGTCTGCTGAATAGCACCAACAGAACAAACAGCGAGAGGCAACCTTCATCGACCCTCTACACATTCAGGCAACTGAAATACAACAGATAAGACCGCAAACAGAAATGCAACTGAAATAACTTACATTGGCACCAAAGACTGCATGCACTCCCTACTGAGAAAAACCAAAGCGCTGAAGTCGACACCCCCATGTAGCATGGTTAggatcaattccatttcaattccaatTTTCTTTCAAAATGAGGAAAATTgggaattggaatttggtttactttctcaATTGCCTGGAATTAAAATGAAATTGACTTCAACCCTGccatgtagtctactgtacatgttttttttaaagcaagGCAGTTTCTCCCCTCAGCGCTATTATAATCAAGTTCAAGAACGATAAATTAAATAGAAGTAGTGTTTTCAGTACAGCACAATACATTGTTATGAAATGTGATTGAGTATGAAAGTCTGTTATAAACTGGAATGAGACAGTCCTGTTTCGATTACGTTAAGATGCAgtgcaaaaactaagccatgttGTGTAGTATGGGCACAGTGTCATGTAGGCTACATTCTGCCGTTTCTGGGTCCACTTCTCCACATATTGATAGTGTACCACTGTAGGGTGAATGCTGCCTTGGAAACAAATACTGCATTGCATTCTTAGAGCCTAGATGTGTAACACAAAACAGGACTTCTAACATATCTTGCAACAAAATGTTTTTGAAAGTAGAGGTACAGGAAACAAACATACTCAACATGCAAATTAAAAGACACTTGAGTTTTCAAAGTATTCTTCCAAGACACCCTCCACAAATACAtataatgtaaatgttaaatacaTTTTGATCCTGAACTTCTTCCTACCTCTTAAAGCTGCTTAGTGCATCACTGACCAATGGAAACATAACAAAATACAATGAAAAATAATTGGTTTAAGGCACCAACATAACAAAATACAACATGGACAAATACTCAAAACTTGAAGAGCTCTTGTAAAGTTCACATTCAATAAAAACGTCTCAACAAATGTGTTTCTTGAAATTTGAATGGGgtgcatgtgcaaatgaggtcaAATATTGTAATGATACCAACAGCTAGCTTTGACCAATAAGGTAGGCTTTAGAGTATAGTTCAAGAAAATTTTGATAGAAATTGTAATATTGTCAGTTTATGTTCAGTAACGTTTAGTGGGGTTgttatacagtaccttcagaaagtattcacactcattgttaagagtttaatggctgtgataggagaaaatggaggatggctcaacaacattgtagttactccacaatacaaaacacgtggcaaagcaattcactttttatTCTGAATAAAAGGTGTTATGTTTGGGGTACCACTCCACATATTTTCacgcatagtggtggctgcatcatgtcatgcgtatgcttgtaatcattaaggactggggagtttttgagGATAAAAAAGAAGggtaatggagctaagcacaggcaaaatcctagaggaaaacccgattcagtctgctttctaccagatactgggagattaattcacctttcagcaggacaataacctacaacacgaggccaaatctacactggagttgcttaccaagaagacagtgaatgttcccgaATAtcagagttacagttttgacttaaatctacttgaaaagcTAGGGCAAGACCTAAAAAaaggttgtctagcaatgatcaataaccaatTTGACAAGAGTTTGAAAAAATCTGAAAATAataaaatgggcaaatgttgcacaatccaggtatgGAAATCTCAaaagactgacccagaaagagtTGTAATTGAAaggggattctaacatgtatttactcagggggttgaatacttatttaatgAAGAAATATTAATTATATTTTCCATAAATGCTCATTTTTTTTGTTCCACTTAGTCCAACTTTgtaacaacaacatgtggaaaaagtcaaggggtatgaatactttctgaaggcactgtatatggtggACATACACAATCACAATGTAATCACAGTGACTAGAGAGTAGCTAGATCCTCATAGtgtttctctacagtgttgtaTCACTTCAGCACACTGTGCTGCTATACACTTACAGCCAGCTAATGAATAAGTCAAAGACCATTACAGGCTAGTCTCCTAACGCGGTGACCTCTTATAGGTGGGTGGCCCTGTAACAATGGGGCAATTCTACAAGACTGCACTTCACAATCACATGTCAACAATGGTAGTGCGGCAACTATTTTAGAGTTTCACGAGTATATTTGTGCCACATCAAATCTGCCAGAAGCCATTCAATAGCAGAATGATTAAGGAAAGGCTCAACAGGCATTACATACTCTCTTACAGCAAACATTAGTGCTCAAATTTTAAAACATTGTAAACGGACTAAACTGGCTTTTcagacaaaatatatatatttaagtagTAAGACGCGCAAATAAACATGTAAACAAGGATGGGAAATCATATCCATGAACTATAATAAAGTGCTTTCGAGCTAGCATGAGGGAGATGTCTGGACATGTCATCTTAGACATGCTACCCCTCTGTAGAATGTCCTAAGACTTCAAGAAGGCTCACTTCTATACCTAAACCTCCAGTAGTAGAGGGACAAAGACTGTAGAGGATGATGAGTAGGATCCCAGGACCTCCTGGACAGAAAGCAGAACCCCATTGCgtggactgaggaggtgtgtgtgggggggtggtaATTCAGCTGTTGGGTTTCTCAGAGTGCTGAAAGAGAGCAAACAGCTCCTCACACGTCTGCGTCTCCACCGAGCTGAAGTGGGACTCCATGTTCCAGGCCATGTCAGCTGACAGGAAGTCGTCCATGACTGTCTGGGTCTCGTTGCTGGTCAGGAAGAGGTTTCCGAGGCCCTCAGATGATGCGTCGGTCACCGTCTGAGTCTCCGTGCTGCTTAAGAGCCTGGCCTGGTCACCCTGGGACATGGAGGGAAGGGTGTTGGAGTTTGGTGTTGGTGTAAGCGGTCGGTGGAGGTCGGTCTGCGTCTCAGTGTCAGAGGACTCTGTGCTCATTGAGAAGCTGGACTGGTGCAGAATGTTGCCCAGGGGCATGTGGCCTCCGGCTTTCAGCAGGAAGTTGAGGTCCGTCTGGGTCTGGGTGTCAAACATCTCCAGTTCCAGGTCACTGGCCTGGCTTCGGCCCGGCCCCTCACTGTTTCCCAGGCCCTCCAGGAGGAGGAAGTCTGTCTGGGTTTGGATATCCAGGACCTCCAGGGGCGTGTCGGCCCCCAGCCCGCTCAGCTCGCTCTCCTCCGTCTGGGTCTGGATGTGGGCCGCGTTCAGGAATTCCTCAAAGTCAAAATCAATGCCCGTGTgctgttcctgaacagagcacaGAGCTGACCCACAGCCTGTTGAAGAATCCATCTGCGTCTGACCGGACAGAGAGTGACCTGACAAGATATTTTCCAGATCGTTGAACAGAGCCAAGGTGGTCTGGGTTTGGTTGTCCGCCACGCTGCCCGACTGGAGATCGTCTGTCTGCACGCCAAAGCACATGCCTCCTGTTGACTTGTCGTGGTCATAGAGACTGTTACCGGAGAGGGGGTCGTCTACACCGTGGGTTCTGAAGTGTCCGTCTGTCAGTGCCGTCTGTGTTGAGACACTGAGGGAGTAACTGTCAAAGAGGTCTGAACACATGATGGCCTGGTCCATCTGAGCACTCTCTTCTGACCCAGCCAGGGCGAGTCTGGTCTGGGTCTGCTTGGTAATGTAGGGGGACTGGGATGGGGAGGAATAGGGGCAGGGCAGCTGGCTGAGGGTATCTGTCTGCGCCCCGATGGTGGTGGTGGCTTTGGCCTTAGAGGGGAACGTCTGGGTCTCTACACTGACCGGCAGCAGGACCTGAGCACTCACACTAATATCTGTCTGAGAACACGATGAGACCGACGACTCACCAAAGGGGCACATCTCCGTCCCCACCCCGACCCCCATAGGCATTCTGGACAAGTATGAGATGTCTGTCTGGATGTTGGTGGAGGTATTGCTCCCCCTGGTTCCTCCTGAGTCATTGCCAGAGCCCACTGACTCCAGACTTACCTGCACCCCCATGCTGACAGGCCCCAGACTCGAGCGGGAGGCAGGCATGCTGCCCCTGAAGCACAGGGTCTTAGGGTCCAGGTGAGGCACCATGGACCCCATGGACTGGGGCATGAGGTGGAGGGTGCTGAAGGAGCCCTGGCTGTCCACAGCCAGCACCACAGACCTCAGAACCCCGCTctctgtggaggggaggaggacggGGAGATGGGCCAGCTGCATCATAGGGAAATTCACCAGAGCCACTTCGGGCTTGGGTAGGAGGAGTTTCTGGAGGTGTTTAGGGGGGTTGTTGTGGCAGACCCT
This genomic interval from Oncorhynchus keta strain PuntledgeMale-10-30-2019 chromosome 2, Oket_V2, whole genome shotgun sequence contains the following:
- the LOC118360001 gene encoding ATM interactor-like; the encoded protein is MAASASGKAYRNDNASKGSQKCTEEPPAPTREIIKPSIMELTKEVRTNILCTVEGCGKILPNTPALNMHLVKSHRVKDGLVNPTIRKDMKGSQKLYCCPIEGCPRGPNRPFSQFSLVKQHFMKMHAEKKHKCSKCNNGYSTEWDLRRHIEDCGRTYRCTCGCPYASRAALLSHIYRTGHEVPTEHRYPPVKKRKMERQISGEEKVKPSEFMCQIIKTDRELSEDSLPSDRVCHNNPPKHLQKLLLPKPEVALVNFPMMQLAHLPVLLPSTESGVLRSVVLAVDSQGSFSTLHLMPQSMGSMVPHLDPKTLCFRGSMPASRSSLGPVSMGVQVSLESVGSGNDSGGTRGSNTSTNIQTDISYLSRMPMGVGVGTEMCPFGESSVSSCSQTDISVSAQVLLPVSVETQTFPSKAKATTTIGAQTDTLSQLPCPYSSPSQSPYITKQTQTRLALAGSEESAQMDQAIMCSDLFDSYSLSVSTQTALTDGHFRTHGVDDPLSGNSLYDHDKSTGGMCFGVQTDDLQSGSVADNQTQTTLALFNDLENILSGHSLSGQTQMDSSTGCGSALCSVQEQHTGIDFDFEEFLNAAHIQTQTEESELSGLGADTPLEVLDIQTQTDFLLLEGLGNSEGPGRSQASDLELEMFDTQTQTDLNFLLKAGGHMPLGNILHQSSFSMSTESSDTETQTDLHRPLTPTPNSNTLPSMSQGDQARLLSSTETQTVTDASSEGLGNLFLTSNETQTVMDDFLSADMAWNMESHFSSVETQTCEELFALFQHSEKPNS